Proteins encoded in a region of the Triplophysa dalaica isolate WHDGS20190420 chromosome 10, ASM1584641v1, whole genome shotgun sequence genome:
- the LOC130429767 gene encoding uncharacterized protein LOC130429767, whose amino-acid sequence MKKGHLNFLSRKNRSLFDTNVEVKEIDHVDLMLDSATIPESGTAKVRSRPTVKHFMSNDSLQGFAVPTPKVPLLPPFIEPTVNGTGSPRILQNRQKLSAYDMSEGELFVPPPPISAPPPPPPSSVAQRPPSFIPPPPPSHSESIAFIDTASLQPPPMKPPKPPSHNGSDYNDELDLASLRPPPMAPPKPPSDTSSFRGSVSNLRGSVSSLRGSVSSLRGPISSLRGSVSSLRGSVSSMDNDEIPDCPKFNPPPPPSSVVKPPPVLAKTQKMPPLKPTRMSSIPNIDIQSRSPTPPLASTLTPSSFNPHNTAKIYHMPKGTVLTGQVDREKRVQSILLLEDSTGNPVGVHVNGNSGGSLKEVQSVAPVKPARRGSNAAQLENVIPDSFQIQAPSQPTKQEATINPEPEATTPMHFSPKIEKKPYVSQVRTQVDIPGRSHRYSPILNHRHLKTRGLESSGKKSETSTSPFAMLMASKEREKQKNNLSRQNSSSYEHQASAIQPNVEKPNSFTIIPQDLSERASVEFKPTINTQPVVPLSTKVDVHNDLTLSQC is encoded by the exons ATCACGTGGACCTGATGTTGGACTCGGCCACCATTCCAGAGTCAGGAACCGCCAAAGTTCGTTCACGGCCGACGGTCAAACACTTCATG TCCAATGATTCCCTCCAAGGCTTTGCAGTTCCGACTCCCAAAGTTCCACTTTTGCCGCCCTTCATTGAACCTACAGTGAACGGGACAG GAAGCCCCAGAATCCTACAAAATAGACAAAAGCTTTCTGCCTACGACATGAGTGAGGGGGAATTATTTGTACCCCCTCCGCCCATCTCCGCTCCTCCACCCCCTCCGCCCTCTTCAGTAGCCCAGCGCCCTCCATCGTTCATCCCCCCACCTCCCCCGAGTCACAGTGAAAGCATTGCATTCATAGACACAGCAAGTTTGCAGCCACCTCCCATGAAGCCCCCTAAACCTCCGTCACATAACGGCTCTGATTACAATGATGAGTTAGACCTGGCCTCTCTCAGACCTCCTCCAATGGCACCTCCCAAACCTCCATCGGACACATCCAGCTTCAGAGGTTCTGTCTCCAACCTCAGAGGTTCCGTTTCCAGCCTTAGAGGTTCCGTTTCCAGCCTTAGAGGTCCCATCTCCAGCCTCAGAGGTTCCGTCTCCAGCCTCAGAGGTTCCGTCTCCAGCATGGATAACGATGAGATCCCAGATTGTCCTAAATTCAACCCGCCACCACCACCTTCCTCTGTGGTTAAACCTCCACCCGTCCTTGCCAAAACCCAGAAAATGCCTCCTCTGAAACCCACCCGCATGTCCTCCATACCCAATATTGACATCCAGTCCAGATCGCCCACACCCCCACTTGCCTCTACTCTAACGCCTTCCAGCTTCAACCCTCATAACACAGCTAAAATCTACCACATGCCAAAAGGAACTGTACTCACCGGGCAGGTTGACAGGGAGAAGCGAGTCCAGTCCATTCTGTTACTGGAAGACTCCACTGGGAACCCCGTTGGGGTTCATGTCAACGGGAACAGTGGTGGATCTCTCAAAGAAGTCCAGTCGGTGGCACCCGTCAAACCGGCACGTCGTGGGAGCAACGCCGCTCAGCTGGAGAATGTCATTCCAGACAGTTTCCAGATACAAGCTCCAAGTCAACCAACCAAGCAAGAAGCGACGATCAATCCGGAACCCGAGGCTACAACACCTATGCATTTCTCACCTAAAATAGAGAAAAAGCCTTATGTTAGCCAGGTGAGGACTCAGGTGGACATACCTGGCAGGTCTCACAGGTACAGCCCGATCCTGAACCACCGACACCTGAAGACACGTGGGCTGGAGAGCTCGGGGAAGAAGAGTGAAACATCCACCTCACCGTTCGCTATGTTGATGGCCTctaaagaaagagaaaagcagAAGAACAATCTGTCCCGACAGAACAGCAGTTCCTATGAGCACCAGGCTTCTGCCATCCAACCTAACGTAGAGAAACCAAACTCCTTCACAATCATTCCTCAAGACCTGTCAGAGAGAGCCAGTGTAGAATTCAAGCCGACAATAAACACGCAACCGGTCGTCCCGCTGTCTACTAAAGTTGACGTCCATAATGACCTTACTCTAAGTCAGTGCTAA